The following are from one region of the Quercus robur chromosome 1, dhQueRobu3.1, whole genome shotgun sequence genome:
- the LOC126689613 gene encoding probable protein phosphatase 2C 15 isoform X2, with protein MASSEGKRHRHNLVPLAALISKEMRSEKMEKPTVRYGHAAQSRKGEDYFLIKTDCQRVPGNSSSAFSVFAIFDGHNGNAAAIFTREQLLNHVLGAIPRGLGREEWLHALPRALVAGFVKTDKEFQSRGETSGTTATFVIVDGWTVTVASVGDSRCILDTQGGTVSTLTVDHRLEENVEERERVTASGGEVGRLSIVGGAEIGPLRCWPGGLCLSRSIGDMDVGEFIVPIPYVKQVKLSKAGGRLIIASDGIWDALSSEMAAKSCRGLPAELAARQVVKEALRTRGLKDDTTCIIVDVIPPDPSVQPSTPPKKQNKLRALFFRKRAHDSAIKLSKKLSAVGIVEELFEEGSAMLAESLLKRSLLPWT; from the exons ATGGCGTCGAGTGAAGGGAAACGCCATCGTCATAATCTTGTGCCTCTTGCTGCATTGATCAGTAAAGAGATGAGGAGTGAGAAGATGGAGAAGCCGACTGTGAGATATGGGCATGCAGCTCAGTCTAGGAAAGGGGAAGATTATTTCCTGATTAAGACGGATTGTCAGCGAGTCCCAGGGAATTCTTCATCAGCGTTTTCTGTATTTGCG ATCTTTGATGGACACAATGGAAATGCTGCCGCCATTTTTACAAGGGAGCAATTGCTGAATCATGTGTTGGGTGCTATTCCCCGTGGGCTTGGACGGGAGGAGTGGCTTCATGCTTTACCTCGGGCattggttgctgggtttgtgaAGACTGACAAAGAATTCCAAAGCAGAG GAGAAACATCTGGAACCACTGCTACGTTTGTAATAGTTGATGGTTGGACTGTGACAGTTGCATCTGTTGGAGACTCCCGTTGTATTTTAGATACTCAGGGTGGCACTGTTTCCACCTTAACTGTTGATCATAGACTTGAAGAGAATGTGGAAGA GCGGGAACGTGTTACTGCAAGTGGAGGTGAAGTGGGAAGGCTTAGTATTGTTGGTGGTGCTGAG ATTGGTCCCCTCCGTTGTTGGCCAGGGGGTTTATGCCTTTCTAGGTCAATTGGAGACATGGATGTTGGAGAGTTTATAGTTCCGATACCATATGTCAAGCAAGTGAAG CTTTCAAAGGCAGGTGGGAGGCTTATAATTGCTTCTGATGGCATCTGGGATGCCCTATCCTCTGAAATGGCAGCAAAATCTTGTCGTGGGTTGCCTGCTGAACTTGCAGCTAGGCAAGTTGTGAAG GAAGCATTAAGGACAAGGGGTCTAAAGGATGATACAACCTGTATAATTGTCGATGTAATTCCTCCTGATCCTTCAGTACAACCCTCGACTCCTCCTAAAAAGCAGAATAAGCTAAGAGCTCTATTTTTTAGGAAGAGGGCTCACGATTCTGCTATAAAACTTTCAAAGAAGCTATCAGCTGTAGGTATAGTGGAAGAATTGTTTGAAGAAGGCTCAGCGATGCTTGCTGAAAG CCTTCTCAAAAGGAGTCTTTTGCCTTGGACTTGA
- the LOC126689613 gene encoding probable protein phosphatase 2C 15 isoform X1: protein MASSEGKRHRHNLVPLAALISKEMRSEKMEKPTVRYGHAAQSRKGEDYFLIKTDCQRVPGNSSSAFSVFAIFDGHNGNAAAIFTREQLLNHVLGAIPRGLGREEWLHALPRALVAGFVKTDKEFQSRGETSGTTATFVIVDGWTVTVASVGDSRCILDTQGGTVSTLTVDHRLEENVEERERVTASGGEVGRLSIVGGAEIGPLRCWPGGLCLSRSIGDMDVGEFIVPIPYVKQVKLSKAGGRLIIASDGIWDALSSEMAAKSCRGLPAELAARQVVKEALRTRGLKDDTTCIIVDVIPPDPSVQPSTPPKKQNKLRALFFRKRAHDSAIKLSKKLSAVGIVEELFEEGSAMLAERLGNDESTGQSTSGLFVCAVCQVDLAPSEGISVHAGSIFSTSSKPWQGPFLCADCRNKKDAMEGKRPSGVKVT from the exons ATGGCGTCGAGTGAAGGGAAACGCCATCGTCATAATCTTGTGCCTCTTGCTGCATTGATCAGTAAAGAGATGAGGAGTGAGAAGATGGAGAAGCCGACTGTGAGATATGGGCATGCAGCTCAGTCTAGGAAAGGGGAAGATTATTTCCTGATTAAGACGGATTGTCAGCGAGTCCCAGGGAATTCTTCATCAGCGTTTTCTGTATTTGCG ATCTTTGATGGACACAATGGAAATGCTGCCGCCATTTTTACAAGGGAGCAATTGCTGAATCATGTGTTGGGTGCTATTCCCCGTGGGCTTGGACGGGAGGAGTGGCTTCATGCTTTACCTCGGGCattggttgctgggtttgtgaAGACTGACAAAGAATTCCAAAGCAGAG GAGAAACATCTGGAACCACTGCTACGTTTGTAATAGTTGATGGTTGGACTGTGACAGTTGCATCTGTTGGAGACTCCCGTTGTATTTTAGATACTCAGGGTGGCACTGTTTCCACCTTAACTGTTGATCATAGACTTGAAGAGAATGTGGAAGA GCGGGAACGTGTTACTGCAAGTGGAGGTGAAGTGGGAAGGCTTAGTATTGTTGGTGGTGCTGAG ATTGGTCCCCTCCGTTGTTGGCCAGGGGGTTTATGCCTTTCTAGGTCAATTGGAGACATGGATGTTGGAGAGTTTATAGTTCCGATACCATATGTCAAGCAAGTGAAG CTTTCAAAGGCAGGTGGGAGGCTTATAATTGCTTCTGATGGCATCTGGGATGCCCTATCCTCTGAAATGGCAGCAAAATCTTGTCGTGGGTTGCCTGCTGAACTTGCAGCTAGGCAAGTTGTGAAG GAAGCATTAAGGACAAGGGGTCTAAAGGATGATACAACCTGTATAATTGTCGATGTAATTCCTCCTGATCCTTCAGTACAACCCTCGACTCCTCCTAAAAAGCAGAATAAGCTAAGAGCTCTATTTTTTAGGAAGAGGGCTCACGATTCTGCTATAAAACTTTCAAAGAAGCTATCAGCTGTAGGTATAGTGGAAGAATTGTTTGAAGAAGGCTCAGCGATGCTTGCTGAAAG ATTGGGAAACGATGAGTCTACTGGCCAATCAACATCTGGCCTTTTCGTCTGTGCTGTATGCCAAGTTGACCTTGCTCCAAGTGAGGGCATCTCTGTTCATGCTGGTTCCATCTTCTCCACCAGCTCAAAGCCCTGGCAAGGGCCTTTTCTTTGTGCTGATTGCCGTAACAAGAAGGACGCAATGGAAGGAAAACGTCCTAGTGGAGTTAAAGTAACATAG